Proteins from a single region of Vairimorpha necatrix chromosome 6, complete sequence:
- a CDS encoding pre-mRNA branch site P14-like protein, translating to MKMVETQMLFVDNIPRVSIPRLRKMFCKYGTILKAGIGNRADTQGIGFIVYEKVSEAVEAYNAMNNVTYENKYIKIRFYQPFNLGNRSL from the coding sequence ATGAAAATGGTCGAAACTCAAATGCTTTTCGTTGATAATATTCCCAGGGTATCAATTCCGAGACTAAGAAAAATGTTCTGTAAATATGGTACCATTTTGAAAGCGGGTATTGGGAATAGAGCTGATACTCAAGGTATAGGGTTTATTGTTTATGAGAAGGTGAGTGAAGCCGTAGAAGCTTATAATGCAATGAATAATGTTACTTATGAAAAtaagtatataaaaataagattttatcAGCCATTTAACTTGGGAAATAGGAGTCTTTAA
- a CDS encoding serine/threonine-protein kinase DCLK1 — protein MKYILKNIIGEGACGKVYKGLSNNNELVSIKIIPKNKKSQKEINILSTINHENIVKFIDVCKDSQDFWLITELCEYNLITFINQYNVDCNIAKKIIRMVLLGLEYLHSHNIIHRDIKLGNILINDNSIKICDFGLSCYENKNKFTVCGTEDYVAPEVINKTSYTKSIDIYSTGKVFKTLLSLKNQYDNNCNDLMMKMLEENPLRRITAYEALRHPVFEDFLPKFCDFRYLKNFKINERCGIIEKIDNVVYFDNSKVEIYDLRSAGLTKRNIINIAKSKNSEDFNTSNLYNMTYNNILDYEFVFYYKNIKTEIFLFTNSELKKIIYGMAYLNINMERLTLIIIEDKDYKFTYRLNDTYVYIEDKMTIKRRYDKGKKIFFYEKTDMVTRAKTQFETLPEMFKKRKMDDLYQKCRRNLINIDLKNLPLLIRPEDLKSNINLKNLPTVSSFGSFMDMKLIEDIIYRHKFDIGWCIKKKTNLIILLNNGERLEIELLEMLVIYRHDKFIINNNLPIDIKKYLKTIRPLLLMYL, from the coding sequence ATGAAATATATTCTAAAGAACATCATTGGCGAAGGCGCTTGTGGTAAAGTTTATAAAGGTCTATCAAATAATAACGAACTCGttagtataaaaattataccgaaaaataaaaaatcgcaaaaagaaataaatattttatctactATAAATCACGAAAACATTGTAAAATTCATAGACGTCTGTAAAGACTCTCAAGATTTCTGGCTTATAACTGAACTATGTGAATACAACTTGATAACTTTTATAAACCAATACAACGTAGACTGTAAtatagcaaaaaaaataatcagAATGGTTTTATTAGGACTAGAATATTTACACTCTCATAATATAATTCATAGAGATATAAAACTAGGTaatattcttataaatGACAACTCAATCAAAATCTGCGATTTTGGTTTGAGTTGCtatgaaaacaaaaataaatttactgTGTGTGGTACTGAAGACTATGTAGCACCAGAAgtcataaataaaacatcaTATACTAAAAGTATAGACATTTATTCAACTGgtaaagtttttaaaactttattgagtcttaaaaatcaatatgaTAATAATTGTAACGATCtaatgatgaaaatgttaGAAGAAAATCCATTAAGAAGAATTACAGCATACGAAGCATTGCGTCATCCTGTGTTTGAAGATTTTTTGCCTAAATTTTGCGattttagatatttgaaaaattttaaaattaatgaaaGATGCGgaataatagaaaaaatagacAATGTTGTCTATTTTGATAATTCAAAAGTAGAAATATATGATCTAAGAAGTGCAGGATTAACTAAACggaatattataaatattgcaaaatctaaaaattctgaagattttaatacttcaaatttgtataatatGACTTATAATAACATTTTAGATTACGAATTCgtcttttattataaaaatataaaaacagaaaTATTCTTGTTTACTAATTCtgaacttaaaaaaattatctatGGTATGGCTTACCTGAATATTAATATGGAGAGACTTACTTTAATAATCATAGAAGATAAAGATTACAAATTTACATATCGATTAAATGATACATACGTTTATATTGAAGATAAAATGACTATAAAGAGAAGATATGAtaaaggaaaaaaaatatttttttacgaaAAAACAGACATGGTCACAAGAGCCAAAACACAATTTGAAACATTACCTgaaatgtttaaaaaaagaaaaatggaTGACttatatcaaaaatgtAGGagaaatttgataaatattgatttaaaaaacctTCCATTATTAATTAGGCCGGAAGATTTgaaatcaaatattaatttaaagaatttaccTACTGTAAGTTCATTTGGAAGTTTTATGGATATGAAATTAATTGAGGACATTATTTATCGCCACAAATTTGACATAGGCTGGtgtataaagaaaaaaactaatttaataattttattaaataacgGTGAGCGTCTAGAAATCgaattattagaaatgcTTGTCATTTATCGTCATGACAAATTCATTATTAACAATAATCTGCCgatagatataaaaaagtatttaaaaaccaTTCGTCCTTTATTACTTATGTATTTATGA
- a CDS encoding AP-2 complex subunit mu produces the protein MIEEIFIILNNEVLIGDISLYPKNPLYPTHVCNNKQLTQLKCNNIILAILYSNIDVFIVNSYLNIIKNNLEQKICILNAKNISDNYFLVREIISEKMICENKIQNKLPTLSTNEIFIDVIETYNGVLGKNYSTCQIYGYCFLKPRFNEENFLKLIIQNNKNINFLSDYKITERFNKLELELDVYDKDIQCLKYKTSGKLPFKFEPIKDGYVLETEDIFFDFLEVHIPISSNNYNINVETSKGAAQISEECDELRWIFKKQKIGKGVLKVIRKDLSDKKYRNIYFKFKISRTNINILNIEKAVCIDNQYVNIWIRYDACNSKIEFREY, from the coding sequence ATGATtgaagaaatatttataattttaaacaatGAAGTATTAATAGGGGACATCTCTTTGTATCCAAAAAATCCATTATATCCTACACACGTATGCAACAATAAACAGCTTACGCAGCTTAAATgcaataatattatattagcTATTTTATACAGCAATATTGATGTTTTTATCGTGAATTCATATctgaatattataaaaaataatttagaacaaaaaatttgtattttgaatgctaaaaatatatcagataattattttctagttagagaaataatatccgaaaaaatgatatgcgaaaataaaattcaaaataaactCCCGACTTTATCGActaatgaaatatttattgatgTTATCGAGACATATAATGGTGTCTTAGGTAAGAATTATAGTACGTGTCAAATTTATGGATATTGTTTTCTAAAACCAAGATTTAAcgaagaaaattttttaaaactgataatacaaaataataaaaatataaattttctatcagattataaaataactGAAAGATTCAATAAATTAGAACTGGAACTTGATGTGTATGATAAAGATATACaatgtttaaaatataaaacctCCGGAAAATTAccatttaaatttgaacCAATTAAAGATGGATATGTATTAGAAACAGAAGATATATTCTTTGATTTTCTTGAGGTTCATATTCCAATTTCttcaaataattataacaTAAATGTCGAGACATCAAAAGGAGCTGCACAAATATCAGAAGAATGCGATGAACTCAGGtggatatttaaaaaacaaaaaattggGAAAGGGGTTTTAAAAGTTATAAGGAAAGATTTAagtgataaaaaataccgaaatatttattttaaatttaaaatatcgagaactaatataaatatattaaatattgaaaagGCTGTGTGTATTGATAACCAATATGTTAATATTTGGATTAGATATGATGCCTGTAATTctaaaattgaatttagagagtattaa
- a CDS encoding transcription initiation factor IIA subunit, with the protein MDEFYRQSVIGLALVNAIDVRVEQNILTPKQAKFILKKFDESIPVVFNRTVSGTLSFKGKIVSYNYVEGVWKFVVKNFCMYVNNEYYKTNLIKIVACDAETNAEVTRRRKKKN; encoded by the coding sequence atggaCGAATTTTATAGACAATCAGTCATAGGCCTGGCACTAGTAAACGCTATAGACGTGAGAGTCGAGCAAAACATACTAACACCTAAACAggcaaaatttatattaaagaaatttgatGAAAGTATACCAGTAGTCTTTAATAGAACAGTGAGTGGTACTTTAAGTTTTAAAGGGAAAATAGTGTCTTATAATTATGTGGAAGGTGTATGGAAATTCGtggttaaaaatttttgtatgtACGTTAATaatgaatattataaaactaatttgataaaaatagtGGCATGTGATGCGGAAACTAATGCTGAAGTGACTAGACGAaggaaaaagaaaaattag